A DNA window from Trichosurus vulpecula isolate mTriVul1 chromosome 2, mTriVul1.pri, whole genome shotgun sequence contains the following coding sequences:
- the LOC118836533 gene encoding olfactory receptor 52Z1-like produces MMMMSSSDLNSGPFLLWGIPGLEELHIWISIPFCTMYVVALGGNSMLLIFIWMEHSLHEPMYLFLAMLALSDLLLSSTIMPKTLAIFWFKDRVISFQACMTQMFSVIAIFVMESTVLLAMAFDRYVAICFPLRYTMILTPSVIRKIVGFSVARGLLITSPFVFLVERLPFCGNNIIADTYCVQTKISRLACADITANNIYTLALSFLSTGLDVILISISYTFILRAVFRLPSRDAQLKALGTCSSHVCVILMFYLPAYLTVLINHMYYGVLLANLYLVVPPALNPIIYGVRTKQIRDHILHRFSQLGLGSLAGGLRDN; encoded by the exons atgatgatgatgtctagttcagatttgaactcaggtc CCTTCCTCCTTTGGGGCATCCCAGGTCTAGAAGAACTGCACATCTGGATCTCCATCCCCTTCTGCACTATGTATGTAGTGGCCCTTGGAGGTAACTCTATGTTGCTCATATTTATCTGGATGGAGCATAGTCTACATGAACCTATGTACCTCTTCCTGGCCATGTTGGCCCTGTCTGACCTTTTGCTCTCCAGCACCATCATGCCCAAAACGCTGGCCATTTTTTGGTTCAAGGATAGAGTCATTTCTTTCCAGGCCTGTATGACCCAGATGTTCTCTGTCATTGCCATCTTTGTCATGGAGTCCACAGTACTTCTGGCCATGGCCTTTGACCGCTATGTGGCCATTTGCTTTCCTCTGAGATACACCATGATCCTGACCCCTTCTGTGATCAGGAAAATTGTGGGATTTTCTGTGGCCAGGGGACTACTTATCACTTCCCCTTTTGTCTTCCTAGTTGAGCGACTACCATTCTGTGGAAACAACATCATTGCtgatacttactgtgtgcaaacTAAGATTTCCAGGCTGGCTTGTGCAGATATAACAGCCAATAACATTTACACTCTAGCGTTGTCTTTCTTGTCCACAGGCTTAGATGTCATCCTCATTTCTATCTCTTACACTTTCATTCTTCGAGCTGTCTTCCGCCTCCCATCCCGTGATGCCCAGCTCAAGGCTCTGGGTACCTGCAGTTCTCATGTGTGTGTCATCCTCATGTTCTACCTACCAGCCTACCTGACAGTGCTGATCAACCACATGTACTACGGGGTCCTGCTGGCTAATCTCTACCTTGTGGTGCCCCCCGCTCTGAACCCCATTATATATGGTGTCAGGACTAAACAAATACGGGATCATATCTTACACAGGTTCTCCCAGCTGGGCCTGGGAAGCTTAGCTGGAGGTCTCAGGGATAACTGA